The sequence below is a genomic window from Halarchaeum grantii.
CGTGCGGAAGCCGTCCTCGCCGGCCGTGTCGTCCGTGTAGAGGCCGTCGTAGACGCAGCGGCCGAGATGCTCGGAGAAGTGGCCATGCACTTCGGGTTCGATGCGGTCGATACGCGCCTCTGGATGAACGGTAACGCGGGCGTTTGCCATACAGTTCCAAGATTGGATGGTCGACCATTATAAATAGTTCGGTTCAATGGGTGTGACGAACCACCCGGACGCCGAATCTACTGATACTTCATGTTGACCTCGATGACGTTCGCCGTCCGGAGGACGAGGTCCGGGATGTCCTCGAGGAAGCGGTCGTCCTGCATCCCGCTCTTCGGTCCGGAGACGCTGACCGCGCCGAGGACGCCGTCGTCGCCCGTAATCGCCGCGCCGACGCAGCGCACGCCGGGGATACGCTCCTCGTCGTCGACCGCGAACCCGCGCTCGCGACATTCCTCGATCTCCTCGAAGAGCACGTCGCGGTCCGTGACGGTGTGCTCGGTGACCGCCGGGAGGCCGTGCTCGTCGAGGACGTCGTGGATCGTCTCGTCGTCGAACTCCGCGAGAATCGCCTTCCCCGCGGAGGTCGTCGAGAGGTGGACGCGCTTGCCGACGTGGGTGTCGAGTTGGAAGGCGTCCTCACCCTCGGCCTTCGCGTAGAAGACCGCCTTCCCGAAGTCCTCGACGACGAGGTTCGCGTGCTCGCCGGTCTGGTGGGCGATCTTCTGAATCTCGGGTTCGGCGACCTGATAGAGCGGGTCCTGCTTGCGGGCGTAGCCGCCGATCTCGAGGAAGCGCGAGCCGACGCGGTAGCCGTCGTCGTCGCTCGTCACGAACTCGTTCTGCTCGAGCGTCCGCAGGTGATCGAAGACCGTACTCGTGGGGAGGTCGAGGTGGGTCGCGAGCTCGGAAACGCCGGCACCGTCGAGATCCCGGAGCGCTTCCACGATATCGATGGTCGTTTGCACCGACCCGATGGGCGCGTCCTGCGTGGGCATACTGTGTCCGTTGGCAAGTGAGACGTATAGGGCTTCCGCCACTGGCGGAATAAATAGTCGAATTCCAGATAGATATATTTAATAGCCCGGTGGCTAACGTATCGAATGCAATGTCGGACGTAGAAATCACCGGCGTAGAAACATATCTGGTCGCGAACCCGTGGAAGCCGTGGGTGTTCGTCGAGCTCGAGACGGACGCTGGCGTCACGGGTCTCGCGGAGGCCACGACTCACGACAAGCCGCGCACGGTCGCGGCGGCCATCGACGAGATGTCGAACTTCTTCATCGGGAAGGACCCCTTCGACACCGAGGCGCTCTGGCTGGAGATGTACCGCAACGAGTGGTTCTCCAAGAACGTCATCAACACCACCGTCTGCTCCGCCATCGACATGGCGTGCTGGGACATCAAGGGCAAGCTCCTGGACAAGCCCGTCTACGAGCTGCTCGGCGGTCCCGTCCACGGTACGGAGCTTCGCACGTACGCGAACGGCTGGTACCAGAACACCGGCGGCACCCCCGAAGGGTTCGCCGAAGCCGCGAAGGAGGTCGTCGACCACGGCTACGACGCGATGAAGTTCGACCCCTTCGGCACCGCGTGGCAGTCCATGTCGCGCAAGGAGCAGAACAAAGCCGTCGACATCGTCGGCGCCGTCCGCGACGCCGTCGGGCCGGACGTCGACCTCATGATCGAGTGCCACGGCCGCTTCTCCGCCGGGCAGGCCGTGGAGATCGCGCGCGAGATGGCCGAGTTCGAGCCTACGTGGTTCGAAGAGCCGTGCCCCCCGGACTCGATCAACAGCCTCGCGGAGGTAGCGCGCAAGTCGCCCATCCCGGTCGCGACCGGTGAGCGGCACATGACCAAGCACGACTTCTACGAGCTGGTCACCCGGACGGACGTCGACGTCTTCCAGCCCGACCTGATGAACACGGGCGGCATCACCGAGGGCAAGAAGATCGCCGCCCTCGCGGAGGCCGACCACGTGGACGTCGCGCCGCACAACCCGCAGGGCCCCGTCGCGGGCGCCATCTACGGGCACTTCTGTACGTCCATCCCGAACTTCCGCATTCAGGAGATGTTCCAGACGTTCGACGTCGACTGGGTCAACAACCTCATGAACAAGCCGCTCGTCGTCGAGGACGGCTACATGCAGATCCCCGACGGCCCCGGCTACGGCATCGAGCTCGACCACGACGTCGTCTCCGAGCACATCTACGAGGAGGACCGCGTCCACACCATCGACCTCTGGGAGTCCGGCTGGGAGGACCGCGCACAGGACAAGCGCTAACCCCCCGAACCCCACCACCGTCGGCATTCGTCCCCTGCCGGGCCGACCGTTCCGTTCGGCCCCTACTGCCGTTTTCTCGCCGCCCACGACCCGGTAAGCGGCGGCGCTGTGCGTCTCGTTTTTCCTCGTCGTTGTCGCGTGCGCCCGCCGAGCAACAACAACGAGCAGCGTCCGTGTAGCTCATCTACCGAGCAGCAGCCACGAGCGCGAGCGTACGCGCGCAGAGTAAGAGACACGTGCCCGCCGTGACCGGTCGGCGAGCCACAGACGACGTGGTCCGTGTCTACCACGTGTTCGCGTGGCACGCCGCTCTCGACCTCCACGAGGCGCGCCGGTATCGCACGGGGGAAGTCGCACTGCCGATCCCGTGCCGAGCGGCGTGACCGGTGCGTCGTCAGCGTACCGATTCGTCGCGGATGCGCGACGCCGAGAAAGGAATGGTAACACACACCATATCCGCCATCAGCGGAACGCCGTTCCGGTAGGGTATGCCGGGTTATCGGCCGTACCGGTCGTGCTTTACAGAGTTATTCGCGTCATTTCTGTGGCCAGATTTGTCCGGCATCGCCGGACTCTGGTGTGAAGGTCCGATACACAAAGATATTTAGCAGTCGGTGGTGGACGTAGGAATATGCGATATTATCGTACGAAGCGGGATGACACCGTCTCGCTCATCGCACAGGAGGGCGAAACGGCCTACGACCTGACCGCGACCGAGAAGTCGCCGGACTCCTTCATGGACCTCGCGGCCGCCGCGTCGCTCGCGGACACGACCGTCGACGACATCGCGCGCCCGCTCACCGAGGAGGCCCCCACGGTCGACCTCGCGGACGTGCGCGAACACCTCATCCGCCCCATCGACCCCGACGAGGTCTGGGGCGCCGGCGTGACGTACGCCATCAGCCAAGAGTCCCGCGAGGGCGAAGGCGGACTCGAAGAGGCCTACATCGGTGCGTACGAGGGCGAGCGTCCCGAGGTGTACTTCAAGGCGACGCCGACGCGGACCGTCGGTCCCGGGGACAACGTGGGCATTCGCGGTGACTCCGACTGGGACGTTCCCGAGCCGGAGTTCACGACGATCCTCCACGACGGCGACATCGTTGGCTACACCGTCGGTAACGACATGTGCAGTCGCGACATCGAGCGCGAGAACCTCCTCTATCTCCCGCAGAGCAAGATCTACGACAAGAGCTGTGCCATCGGTCCCTGCGTCGTCACCGAGGAGACCATCGGTGACCCTCACGACGTCGAGATGACGCTCACGATCGAGCGCGACGGCGACGTCGCCTTCGAGGAGTCGACGTCGACGAGCGAGATGGTTCGCACCGTCGACGAGCTCGCCGAGTTCTTCCGACGCTACAACCACGTCCCGGAGTCCACCGCGCTCCTTACCGGGACGTCGATCATCCCGCCGGACGACTTCACGCTCGAAGAGGGCGACCACATCAGCATCGAGATCGAGAACGTCGGCACCCTCGAGAACACCGTCGAACAGCTCTGATCGAGCGGCAGTCGCGAGACCGTCGGCGAATCCCGAAGAAGCGCGCGAGCGACGGGGCGCGTCTCGCGCTAGCAGTCCATCGATGCGGACGAAATCCTCTCCCGTCGTCGGAGCGACGCGCACCGCGACCGGGCGCGTCAGTCGAGTTCCGCGCGAGCGTCCCGGACGAGGCCGTCGAGTATCTCGGGCGTCGTCGGGTGGTAGGCACGCTCCGGAACGTCGCGGACGTCGAGTTCGTTCTCCAAGACGACCTGCATCGTCTTCGCCATCACGTCCGCCTCGTAGTGGAGACCGTGATAGCCGAGCACCGTCCCGTCGTCGGCGTCGACGACGAGGCGGGCGTGCCCCCAGCGAACCTCCTTCAGCTTGAAGATGCCGTCGTCGGTGGCGTCACGCGACGCGACGACGACTTCGTGGCCCGCGCGCCTCGCTTCCTCGGCGGTCAGCCCGAGCGACGCGTACGGATAGACGCTCGCGCCCGCGAACGCCACTTCGTGATGGATGGGGTCGTACTCGGTGAGGCGCTCGCCGGCGACCGCGCGACGGACGTTCTCCGCGACCGTGCTCCCCTCCTCCTTCGAGTGATGGAGGAGCATCCGCTCGCCCAGCGCGTCACCCGCGACGAAGACGGTCGGGGCGTCCCGACACCGCATCGTCGCGGTGTCCACCCAGTCCCCCGCACCGACGTCGATACCCGCGTTCCCGAGGCCGATGCCCCGAACGTTCGGCCTGCGACCGGTGAAGAGGAAGAGCTGGTCGGCCTCGACGTCGCTGCCGTCGTCGAGGCGGACGCGGACGCCGCCGTCGCCGGTTCGCTCGACGGACTCCTCGCGGACCTCGGTCCGTATCTCGACGCCGAAATCCTCGCGATAGCAAGCGAGGAGTTCGTCGCCGAGCCGGTCGGCCGCACGGTCCAGCGGCCGCGCGTCGTGCTCGATGACCGTGAGGTCCATCCCCGCGGCCTCGCTCAGGTAGGGGACGAGTTCGAGCCCGACGTATCCGAAGCCCATCACGACACCGGAGTCCGGGAACTCGGTCGCGTCGAGGACGTCCGCGCTTCCCATCCAGTCGGCCGCATCGAGACCCGGGACGTCGGGGACGTTCAGCGACGACCCCGTGGCGACGACGACGTAGTCCGCATCGAGGTCGCGCCCGCCGACCCGAACGGTATGCGCGTCGACGAGGTGGCCGGTGTCGTGGACGAACTCGACGTGCTCGCGCTCCGCGAGGCCGTGGATGGACTCGCGGCGCGACGCCGCCCAGTCGAGGACGTGGTCGTCCTTGTGCGCGACGGTGCGTTCGAGGTTCACCTCGGGTGCCGCGCCGTCCAATCGGGGGTCGTGGCGCGCCTGATAGCGATGTGCGGTCGCCGAGAGAACGGCCTTCGAGGGCATACAGCCACGGAGGATACAGAGCCCACCTCCGGGGTCGCCGTCGTCCACGAGCGTCAGTCGGACGTCCATCTCGGCGAGCTCGCTCGCGGCGGCCGCGCCCGCGCTCCCGTACGCCCCGAGGACGACGACGTGTGGTCGGTCGGTCATACGCGAACGTACGGCGTCGGGCGACAAAGAGGATGGGGCCGGACCGGTGAGCGCATCGCGCTCCGTGTGCGAGGAGTGAGTCCGTCGTCGCGGTAGCGGTCGAGGGCGCGCGGGGTCGATGTCGACGCCGGATCCCGTCCCGTGAGGCGGCGAGTTCGCCGTCACTCGCCCCCGAGACCGCGGATCGCCGGTCCAGACAACTGCGGACACGGCGGGGTGGTGTGACGGCGTGGGCGACGCGCGCGACGTTCACGACGGCGAAGGCGTCGCCCGATTTCAGTATAGCGCCATGGGGTGTATCTACGCGAACAGCCCGGAGAGCGAGTCCGACATCACGGTGCGCAGGTGCATGCGGCGGTCGGCTTCGCTCAGGTAGTTCTCGAGGACGACGGAGGCGTCGGCGGAGCCCTGCGCTTCGGCGACGGGCGTGAAGCGCTCGGCGACGTCGACGACGGCCTCGCCGTAGAGCGAGTACCAGAAGCGCCGGCCGTACTTCGGGGTCGGTGCCTCGCCGCGCACCGTCACGCCCGTGCGCTCGACGAGAGCGGCGAACCACCGACGGAGGGTGTCAACGTGGACGTGTCCCGCGTCGGCCGTCGCCGAGGGGAAGACGTAGCCCGTCCACCCGTCCCTCTCGGCGACGGCGTCGAGGCGCGCGTCGAGGACGTCCGCGCCCGCGAGCATCGACACCGTGCCGGGGCCGTTCTTCCGGTCGCCGTCGCGGAAGTCGAGGTAGGGGTAGTCGTCCTCGTCGGGGTCGAGGACGACCTGTCGGACGTGGAGCGCGGCGAGTTCGGAGGGGCGCAACCCCCACCCGCAGAGGCCGACGACGAGGAGGCGTTCGCGGCGGTCCGCCGTCGCCCGCCAGAGCTCCGCGACGTCGTCCTCGGAGAGCGAGGGGTTGTCCCACTCGGGGACGTCGAGGCCGAGACGGGTCTCCATGCGGCGCATCGGGTTGTAGGCGATGTAGCCCGCGTCGACGAGTTCGCGGTAGAAGCGCCGGACGTCCTCGACGTACTTCCGGCGCGCGGCCGGGGTCTGGAGGGTGCGGTCGAGGACCTTAGACACGGTGAACGCGCGGTCGATCTCCTCGGCGCGTCGGGACTCGTCGCGGAGGCCGTCGAGCAGGTCGGGACCGTGGAGGTCGCAGTAGAGCCGAACGTACTTCTTCAGGCGCGCGCGATACGGGCGAATCGTCGTCTCCGGGTGGCCGCGATACCGGAGTTCGTCGAGGTGCGCGTCGAGGCGCTCG
It includes:
- a CDS encoding IclR family transcriptional regulator; protein product: MPTQDAPIGSVQTTIDIVEALRDLDGAGVSELATHLDLPTSTVFDHLRTLEQNEFVTSDDDGYRVGSRFLEIGGYARKQDPLYQVAEPEIQKIAHQTGEHANLVVEDFGKAVFYAKAEGEDAFQLDTHVGKRVHLSTTSAGKAILAEFDDETIHDVLDEHGLPAVTEHTVTDRDVLFEEIEECRERGFAVDDEERIPGVRCVGAAITGDDGVLGAVSVSGPKSGMQDDRFLEDIPDLVLRTANVIEVNMKYQ
- a CDS encoding mandelate racemase/muconate lactonizing enzyme family protein, whose product is MSDVEITGVETYLVANPWKPWVFVELETDAGVTGLAEATTHDKPRTVAAAIDEMSNFFIGKDPFDTEALWLEMYRNEWFSKNVINTTVCSAIDMACWDIKGKLLDKPVYELLGGPVHGTELRTYANGWYQNTGGTPEGFAEAAKEVVDHGYDAMKFDPFGTAWQSMSRKEQNKAVDIVGAVRDAVGPDVDLMIECHGRFSAGQAVEIAREMAEFEPTWFEEPCPPDSINSLAEVARKSPIPVATGERHMTKHDFYELVTRTDVDVFQPDLMNTGGITEGKKIAALAEADHVDVAPHNPQGPVAGAIYGHFCTSIPNFRIQEMFQTFDVDWVNNLMNKPLVVEDGYMQIPDGPGYGIELDHDVVSEHIYEEDRVHTIDLWESGWEDRAQDKR
- a CDS encoding fumarylacetoacetate hydrolase family protein, with translation MRYYRTKRDDTVSLIAQEGETAYDLTATEKSPDSFMDLAAAASLADTTVDDIARPLTEEAPTVDLADVREHLIRPIDPDEVWGAGVTYAISQESREGEGGLEEAYIGAYEGERPEVYFKATPTRTVGPGDNVGIRGDSDWDVPEPEFTTILHDGDIVGYTVGNDMCSRDIERENLLYLPQSKIYDKSCAIGPCVVTEETIGDPHDVEMTLTIERDGDVAFEESTSTSEMVRTVDELAEFFRRYNHVPESTALLTGTSIIPPDDFTLEEGDHISIEIENVGTLENTVEQL
- a CDS encoding dihydrolipoyl dehydrogenase family protein, with the protein product MTDRPHVVVLGAYGSAGAAAASELAEMDVRLTLVDDGDPGGGLCILRGCMPSKAVLSATAHRYQARHDPRLDGAAPEVNLERTVAHKDDHVLDWAASRRESIHGLAEREHVEFVHDTGHLVDAHTVRVGGRDLDADYVVVATGSSLNVPDVPGLDAADWMGSADVLDATEFPDSGVVMGFGYVGLELVPYLSEAAGMDLTVIEHDARPLDRAADRLGDELLACYREDFGVEIRTEVREESVERTGDGGVRVRLDDGSDVEADQLFLFTGRRPNVRGIGLGNAGIDVGAGDWVDTATMRCRDAPTVFVAGDALGERMLLHHSKEEGSTVAENVRRAVAGERLTEYDPIHHEVAFAGASVYPYASLGLTAEEARRAGHEVVVASRDATDDGIFKLKEVRWGHARLVVDADDGTVLGYHGLHYEADVMAKTMQVVLENELDVRDVPERAYHPTTPEILDGLVRDARAELD
- a CDS encoding tyrosine-type recombinase/integrase codes for the protein MSDSRYATMAEADCVAFLRETVVPEMRADPDCERRPDAEPPTYRWLNGRYPGFVKHLQREFDASPADFYREHVLDGADDDGYDWGLPEGEAAERTRERLDAHLDELRYRGHPETTIRPYRARLKKYVRLYCDLHGPDLLDGLRDESRRAEEIDRAFTVSKVLDRTLQTPAARRKYVEDVRRFYRELVDAGYIAYNPMRRMETRLGLDVPEWDNPSLSEDDVAELWRATADRRERLLVVGLCGWGLRPSELAALHVRQVVLDPDEDDYPYLDFRDGDRKNGPGTVSMLAGADVLDARLDAVAERDGWTGYVFPSATADAGHVHVDTLRRWFAALVERTGVTVRGEAPTPKYGRRFWYSLYGEAVVDVAERFTPVAEAQGSADASVVLENYLSEADRRMHLRTVMSDSLSGLFA